The following are encoded in a window of Mustela nigripes isolate SB6536 chromosome 3, MUSNIG.SB6536, whole genome shotgun sequence genomic DNA:
- the TRAK2 gene encoding trafficking kinesin-binding protein 2 isoform X2, with translation MILGTDRVEQMTKTYNDIDMVTHLLAERDRDLELAARIGQALLKRNHVLSEQNEALEEQLGQAFDQVNQLQHELSKKDELLRIVSIASEESETDSSCSTPLRFNESFSLSQGLLQLDMLQEKLKELEEENMALRSKACHIKTETITYEEKEQQLVNDCVKELRETNAQMSRMTEELSGKSDELIRYQEEISSLLSQIVDLQHKVKEHVIEKEELRLHLQASKDAQRQLTMELHELQDRNMECLGMLHESQEEIKELRSRSGPAAHLYFSQSYGAFSGESLAAEIEGTMRKKLSLDEESSLFKQKAQQKRVFDTVKVANDTRGRSVPFPALLPIPGSNRSSVIMTAKPFESGLQQTEEKTLLNQGSNSEEVSENIQKVGQPGPSGDTDLATALHRLSLRRQNYLSEKQFFAEEWERKIQVLADQKEAASGCGTPTESLASLCTDQSEITDLSSASCLRGFMPEKLQIVKPLEGSQTLHHWQQLAQPNLGTILDPRPGVITKGFTQLPKDAVYHLSDLEEDEEEGITFQVEQKPSASTPVPGIFLPAITSAGGPVTVATSNPGKCLSGTNSTFTFTTCRILHPSDITQVTPSSGFPSLSCGSSGSSSSNTAVNSPAMSYRLSIGESVTNRRDSTITFSSTTSLAKLLQERGISAKVYHSPVSESPLLQPIPKALAIPSTPPNSPSHSPCPSPLPFEPRVHLSENFLASRPAETVLQEMYGLRPTRNPPDVGQLKMNLVDRLKRLGIARVIKTPDAQENGRSQEAEIGLRRPDSAVYLNSGSNLLSGLRRNQSLPVMMGSLGTPVCTTSPKMDILKED, from the exons GTTAATCAACTGCAACATGAGCTGTCCAAGAAAGATGAATTACTTCGAATTGTCTCTATTGCTTCTGAAGAGAGTGAAACCGATTCCAGCTGTTCTACACCCCTCCGGTTCAATGAGTCCTTCAGCTTATCCCAAGGTTTGCTGCAGTTGGACATGCTGCAAGAAAAACTCAAGGAACTGGAAGAGGAGAATATGGCTCTTCGATCCAAG gcTTGTCACATAAAGACAGAAACTATTACCTATGAAGAGAAGGAACAACAGCTTGTCAATGACTGTGTTAAAGAACTTC GTGAGACAAATGCTCAGATGTCCAGAATGACTGAAGAATTATCTGGGAAGAGTGATGAACTCATTCGGTACCAGGAAGAGATCTCCTCTCTCTTGTCTCAAATTGTGGATCTTCAACACAAAGTTAAAGAA CATGTGATTGAGAAGGAGGAACTGAGACTTCACCTACAAGCTTCCAAAGATGCCCAAAGACAGCTGACAATGGAG CTGCACGAGTTACAGGACAGGAACATGGAGTGTCTGGGAATGTTACATGAATCCCAAGAGGAAATAAAGGAACTTCGAAGTAGATCCGGCCCTGCTGCTCATCTCTACTTCTCACAGTCATATGGAGCTTTTTCTGGG GAATCTTTGGCAGCTGAGATTGAAGGGACCATGCGTAAAAAGTTGAGTCTGGATGAGGAATCTTCTCTCTTTAAACAAAA AGCCCAACAGAAACGGGTATTTGACACTGTCAAGGTTGCCAATGACACCCGGGGCCGCTCCGTCCCATTTCCAGCTCTGCTCCCCATTCCAGGCTCCAACCGTTCAAGTGTCATCATGACAGCAAAGCCTTTTGAGTCCGGTTTACAACAAACAGAGGAAAAAACCCTCCTGAATCAGGGGAGCAACTCAGAAGAGGTTTCAGA GAACATACAGAAGGTGGGTCAACCAGGACCATCTGGAGATACTGATTTGGCTACAGCACTGCATCGCCTTAGTCTGCGGCGACAGAACTACTTAAGCGAGAAGCAGTTCTTTGCTGAGGAATGGGAGCGGAAGATCCAGGttctggcagaccagaaagaagcGGCTAGTGGCTGTGGTACCCCCACGGAGAGCCTTGCCTCTCTCTGCACTGACCAGTCGGAGATCACAGACCTCAGCAGTGCCAGTTGCCTTCGAGGTTTTATGCCTGAAAAACTACAAATTGTCAAGCCCCTTGAAG GGTCACAAACTTTGCACCACTGGCAGCAGCTCGCCCAACCAAATTTAGGAACCATTCTTGACCCACGACCAGGAGTCATCACTAAAGGTTTTACGCAGTTGCCCAAGGATGCCGTCTATCACCTCTCGGATTTAGAAGAGGATGAAGAGGAAGGTATCACTTTCCAAGTGGAACAGAAACCTTCAGCATCCACGCCAGTACCAGGAATCTTCCTTCCAGCCATCACTTCAGCTGGTGGTCCAGTGACAG TTGCAACCTCAAACCCAGGCAAGTGTCTGTCAGGCACAAACTCGACCTTCACCTTCACCACCTGTAGGATACTGCATCCCTCTGATATTACTCAGGTTACCCCCAG ctctGGGTTCCCTTCATTATCCTGTGGAAGTAGTGGGAGCAGTTCATCAAACACAGCGGTGAATTCTCCTGCTATGTCCTATAGACTCAGCATTGGTGAATCTGTTACCAACCGACGAGATTCCACTATAACCTTCAGTAGCACCACGAGCTTGGCCAAACTTCTACAAGAGCGAGGCATTTCTGCTAAAGTGTATCACAGCCCAGTTTCAGAgagccccctcctccagcctaTCCCTAAAGCCCTGGCTATTCCTTCGACGCCACCAAATTCACCATCTCACTCACCTTGCCCTTCTCCTTTGCCCTTTGAGCCTCGAGTGCATCTCTCCGAAAATTTTTTGGCCTCCCGACCAGCTGAAACAGTCCTCCAGGAGATGTATGGTTTGAGACCTACCCGGAACCCCCCTGATGTTGGCCAGTTGAAGATGAACTTAGTGGACAGGCTCAAGAGACTGGGGATTGCCAGAGTGATCAAGACCCCTGATGCACAGGAAAATGGAAGAAGCCAAGAGGCAGAGATTGGTCTTCGAAGACCGGATTCTgctgtttatttaaattcagggAGCAATTTATTGAGTGGACTGAGGAGGAATCAGAGTCTTCCAGTCATGATGGGTAGCTTGGGCACCCCAGTTTGCACAACCTCCCCGAAAATGGATATCCTGAAGGAAGACTGA